The Candidatus Angelobacter sp. DNA window CGATATACCCCAGAGCAGCGGGGATTGTTTCCTGGGATGTTCTGGAAAGATTCTGTTCGCAGATTTCGATTAACGCTGGCACCGCATCTTTGCCATCGGCACCCAATTGTCGAAACCCATAGACAGCTTCAATATTCCGGACTGAAGCGCTGGTGTGATTGATTTTTATCCAGTGCTGTTTTCGAGCCAACCCGATCAGCTTAAGGGTTAAAGCGGAATCCCTTGCCCGGGCCATTCGCAATAGCGTCGGGATCGCGTTGGTTCCAATCTGGCGAACGGCTTCGTCCGCGAGTTTCTGCTCGGGCATACCTGACGTGACGGGATGGTAGCCATCCAACCAAATGCTCAGAGGTTTCCCTCGATAGAAAGGTTCTCGAGGGCGTAGAGCCATCTTAAGCACTGTGGCAACGCTGATCGCTCCCAACAAGACAAGCGCTGATCTCTGATAACGCCCTTTCACGCAGTAAAGAATCGTCGCTTCAATCTCGAAGCGCAACAAGCTCTACGAACTCGAAGCAAGCACCGCTCTTAATCGCATCTTGATCCGCTCAATCGACTTCGCACTCAGTCACCAACTTCTGATAGGTCTGGCGCGCGTGATCGTAGTCCTGTTTCGCCTGGTCCATTTCGTCGGCTTTGATGAAGCGCTGCTTTTGCGACCAGCATTGGTCCACGCCTTTCAAACACCATTCCGCGCTGCGCTTCGAGGCGCGCACCGGCTTATCGCCCACCTGCACCCAGATTGGATTCGTGTGCGACGACGGCAGGATGCGCACCGCAACCCAACTGCTCCGGTCGATCTTCACGTCGAACGCCAGGTCGCGCATCGTTCCGTCGGCCACGAGGTTTTGCTTCGCGACGGGGTAACCGTTCACAATCAGCTCGACCGGCACTTCGCGGCTGTCGCCAATGCGTGCGCGCTCAATGTCCCAGTAGGGCTTGTCGGAGTAACGGCGGTTCTTGATTTCGGGATTCGGCTTTTCGTTGAGCAGTGCGGCGACTTTGACGGTGGCGTGAACAGCCCCCGGCTGGGACAGTTTTAATTCGCTGCCGTTCTCACCCATCGCCGTGCCGTTGACTTTGAACTCCAGCAAATGACTCTTGCCGTCGCCAACGTAGTTGCGGCCCTGGCGAATCCCTTCACACCAGTCGGCATAGTTCAGTTTGCCGTCGAGTTTCACGTAGGAGCGGCCCAGACCGACGCGCTCGCCATAGATGCAGGGAAAATCCGTCTCGCCGCTGATGCGCGTGCGAAATCCGACGTTGAGTGTTTGATACCACATGTTCAATTCCCAGACGGACGGCGTGTCCACCATGGACATGAAATCCACCGCGCGGACCAGCTTGCCGTCGGGTCCGGGAACTTCATGCGTCACGTCCACGATGTATTCGTTCGCGCCGATGCCGTCGAACGGAGGCACGATGTAATTCGGGAGTTCGTCCGTGTTGACTTGCAGTCCCCACCCGGAATGGGCCGGGCCGCAGACTGCGCCCTGTTTTTTCGCCCAACGCAGCGTGTTCAGGCAGAGTGTCGGCCAGTGCTTGTCGGAATCGCCGCCCGGATAAATCTCCTCCTTCAGCCGCAGCAGGCAGAGATGGCCGGAATTGTGCGAGCCGAATCCCGAAACCTCCACGTCGTAGTGCAACAGGTAGGGCCAGACCGACACCTTGTCGTCCTTGCCGGTAAAGAATTGTTTCTGATAATCAAAGCACGGACCCCAGGTGAGGTTGCAGCCGACTTTCAAGTCTTCGCCCAGGCAGTGGCGCATCATGTCGGGCGCGTGGACGCCTTCGGTCGGTTTGGTATAGTGCGCACAACCAGCAGCGTGAATGTGATGGTCGCCCGACCA harbors:
- a CDS encoding CehA/McbA family metallohydrolase; this translates as CRRVSILITTFSLFSAALHVASAAETHALPSVQGVELQPLIAQARRIVEATDYLGTPFSAADKQALEAAFKQTDADAAGEAIQQVLDKYCLLGVNINPESRVKVAQGPAKPELTEKGWRQFLVKVHNEAGVTAELKAVSINAQSVHNSPGRQTTSDKQFRRRDAGPSEADERNLWLDLQMFSGQPLRLSLSGLPLEYRIIQLYSRDTGKRDGKISFNVGQGTQDIGYRNDVDVLFDCVPASEVTFHVRDENDKPTTAMFIIRDKAGLIYPSQAKRLAPDFAFHPQVYRADGEKEKLPPGEYTVEYTRGPEYLTKTSALKVDGKRATWSFKLERWIDPSKLGWWSGDHHIHAAGCAHYTKPTEGVHAPDMMRHCLGEDLKVGCNLTWGPCFDYQKQFFTGKDDKVSVWPYLLHYDVEVSGFGSHNSGHLCLLRLKEEIYPGGDSDKHWPTLCLNTLRWAKKQGAVCGPAHSGWGLQVNTDELPNYIVPPFDGIGANEYIVDVTHEVPGPDGKLVRAVDFMSMVDTPSVWELNMWYQTLNVGFRTRISGETDFPCIYGERVGLGRSYVKLDGKLNYADWCEGIRQGRNYVGDGKSHLLEFKVNGTAMGENGSELKLSQPGAVHATVKVAALLNEKPNPEIKNRRYSDKPYWDIERARIGDSREVPVELIVNGYPVAKQNLVADGTMRDLAFDVKIDRSSWVAVRILPSSHTNPIWVQVGDKPVRASKRSAEWCLKGVDQCWSQKQRFIKADEMDQAKQDYDHARQTYQKLVTECEVD